GGTGGGTATTTGCGGGACCGCGCCATACCCGCGCGGGGTGCGGCGCGTTCACCCCGTGGCAGGAGAAGCATGAGACCGGCACTCTCCCGCCGTTGAAGCCGGCGCCGTGGCACACCTGGCAGGAGGCGAACCCGGAGCTGCCGGGATTGCGCTTCGCGGCGGAGCCGTGCGGCTGGGTCGCGCCCGGGACGAAGGAGACCCACCCGGGCACGGAGCCGTGATGGCATCCCGCGGGATTCGCGAAGCAGGAGACCTTGGAGATGCCGCCGGCGAGGTCCGCCCCGTGGCACTCGGCGCACGCGGCGGTCGCGCCGCCGGCAAGGAAATCCTGCGTGGCGGCGGTCGCGTGCTGCCCTCCGGTGGGGACGACGACCCACCCGGGGACGGACTGGCCGGCGGCGTTGATGTGGCTTTCCCCTGCGATAGCCGCATCGCTCACGTTATTGGCGCTCGAACACCCGGCTGCGAACGCGGCGGCAGCCAGGAGCGACAGCAGGGCGAAAGCCTTCGCGGGCTGGTCAACACGGAATCCCGGCATCATGCGCGTCTCCTTTCGCTCCTCCCCGAAAAATCGACCTCTATCCCGCTAGCGGTGGCATTGCCTGCACACAGCGTCGTTCTTGTTGCCGTGGCACCGGAAGCAGGACCCCGGGTCGAGGCGGCCGTCGATCCGATGAGCGATCAGGTAATCGCCCCGGTGCGGCGCCATGCGGTCCGGCCGGTCCCCCATTTTCACGTTCGGCTTGATCTCTTCCTTCCCCGCGTGGCACGTCTGGCAGAACGACGGAGCGTGGCACGACGCGCACAGCCGCTGGCTCTGCCGGGCGTACGTGCCGTGCGAGTTGATGAAGATCCGGGAATGCCGGAACGTCCCGTACGGCTTCAGGGAACCCGTGGAAACGTTTTCGTGGCATTCGAGGCAGTTGACCCGTCCCGCCGGAAGCTCCTCCGGGTGCTTCGGCGGAACGGACGGCGTCTTCGATACGACGGAGCAACCGGCCAGAAGCAGGGCGAGAAGGGCCGCCCCGAGGAAAATCGCGATGTGCGCTCGGCGCATCATTTCTTCCCTCCCAACGTGGCGCTCAAGTCGTAACTCAACCGGACGAGCCCGGTGACGTCTTTATCCAGGGTGGGGCTGTCGGTCCAGATGAGGCTGCCGGAGAGCTGAAGGGCCTTGAGGAACCGGTACCCCGCCGTGCCGACCACCTGGAACGCCAAGGCCTTCCCGGCGATCCTCTGTTCGAAGTCCTGCGCGAGGGCGTCCAGCGTCAGCCGGAGCTTTTCCCTGGACCAGGTGCCGAACGCCCGGAACTCCCGGTACTCGTTCTCGGGAAGGTCGGCGGCGACGAACGCCGTCGAGAACCCCATCACGTCCATGTTCTTGTTGTAGATG
The genomic region above belongs to Thermodesulfobacteriota bacterium and contains:
- a CDS encoding cytochrome C, with translation MMRRAHIAIFLGAALLALLLAGCSVVSKTPSVPPKHPEELPAGRVNCLECHENVSTGSLKPYGTFRHSRIFINSHGTYARQSQRLCASCHAPSFCQTCHAGKEEIKPNVKMGDRPDRMAPHRGDYLIAHRIDGRLDPGSCFRCHGNKNDAVCRQCHR